From Spirosoma aerolatum, one genomic window encodes:
- a CDS encoding ATP-binding protein yields the protein MKEEKELTPVQKDEIARLLVLEKEKLGSWDRVANKVAASEATVSHNMQDPAKWDRVSHTMWAKVAGKLGYTLTDTAWKFVSTTNTEVMFELLDRAQNEQLFMAVSHPAGQGKSAGTQLYRLAKKGVFYIECKESWSHKMFVIKMAETLGIKVDRMSVAVLTDLIVGYLKEQAIKTRPLLIVDEANKLNPASLRLFIPLFNELQDEIGLVLIGAHDLERRIKEGVRRDARGFDELESRLGRTYYRLVGVFEHDVTAICAANGVTDPAAQKRCWNRLHPERKSINGTYHLVSTMDLRVLKQAIKHERLRAKNQAYKSAQLEVVGGG from the coding sequence ATGAAAGAGGAAAAAGAGTTAACTCCTGTCCAGAAAGACGAAATAGCCCGTCTGCTGGTACTGGAAAAAGAGAAGCTCGGTAGCTGGGATCGGGTCGCCAACAAGGTAGCCGCCAGCGAAGCGACCGTTTCCCATAACATGCAGGACCCTGCTAAATGGGATCGGGTGAGCCATACGATGTGGGCAAAAGTAGCGGGTAAACTAGGCTACACACTGACCGATACCGCCTGGAAGTTTGTGTCTACGACCAACACGGAGGTGATGTTTGAACTACTGGATCGCGCCCAAAATGAGCAGTTATTTATGGCCGTTTCCCATCCTGCCGGGCAAGGCAAATCGGCGGGTACCCAGCTTTACCGCCTGGCGAAAAAGGGTGTGTTTTACATCGAGTGTAAGGAGAGTTGGAGCCACAAAATGTTCGTCATCAAAATGGCCGAAACGCTGGGTATCAAGGTGGATCGGATGAGTGTAGCCGTGCTAACCGATCTAATTGTTGGCTACCTCAAAGAGCAGGCTATCAAGACGCGTCCGCTTCTGATTGTGGACGAAGCCAATAAACTGAACCCGGCGAGCCTTCGGCTGTTTATCCCGCTGTTTAACGAGCTACAGGACGAAATTGGCCTGGTGCTGATTGGGGCGCATGACCTCGAACGGCGCATTAAGGAAGGGGTTCGACGGGATGCACGGGGATTCGATGAACTGGAATCCCGGCTCGGTCGGACGTATTACCGACTGGTAGGTGTGTTTGAGCACGATGTTACGGCCATTTGTGCGGCCAATGGGGTGACTGATCCAGCCGCTCAAAAACGGTGCTGGAACCGACTGCATCCCGAACGGAAGTCCATCAATGGAACCTATCACCTGGTATCGACAATGGACCTGCGGGTACTCAAACAGGCGATTAAACACGAGCGGTTACGGGCTAAGAATCAAGCCTATAAGAGCGCACAACTGGAAGTAGTGGGGGGGGGGTAA
- a CDS encoding ABC transporter permease, which translates to MLRNYIKIAWRNIWKNKTFSFINILGLALGMACSLLIMIWVQDERHMDHFHKNDARLYRVMENQHYVGVINTFPSTPGILAENIVKDIPEIQMASQMLWEEQTLFTVGNTFEKEKGRSVQGDFLTMFSFPLKEGDPKTALKRPDGLVISQKLADKYFKGQNPMGKIIRVDNTDDLMVTGILADIPENSSLKFDYLKSFDHWLKNNKWAKEWGNNGPRCYVMLANNASVDKVNAKIKNYIKSKNKDSNVELFLQNYGDSYLFSNWEGGVQNGGRIEYVRIFSIVAIFILAIACINFMNLATARSVKRSKEVGVRKVVGAYKASLIGQFLGESMLITMLSLVFSVLIVLLILPVFNELTSKKLSLDFSDPTFLLLLLGLSVVTGLVSGSYPALFMSALNPVVILKGSLKFKSSATYFRKGLVVLQFGLSIMLILGTLVVYRQINYIQTKNLGYDRENLLYMALEGDLQRNFPSFRQELEHQPGIKSVTCAQSDPLEVGSSTQGVRWPGKDTTQLMLFSQNAVSYDYIKTMGIKLLDGRDFSKDFTTDTSNYIINEASARKIGYKNPVGKELTMWGRKGKIIGLMKDFHYNSLHSAIEPLILHLQRGNDTTRNWGTILVRTQPNETKQAIASMETLHKKFNPHFPFKYLFTDQEFGNLYKAENTVSKLASYFAFLAIFISCLGLFGLAAFTAEQRTKEIGIRKVLGASIPNLVGMLSKEFMLLVLLAAFIAFPLGWYFLNGWLEKYAYRIELAWWYFLVALVGAMLIALITVSFQSIKAALLNPVKSLKTE; encoded by the coding sequence ATGCTACGCAACTACATCAAAATCGCCTGGAGAAACATCTGGAAAAACAAGACGTTCTCTTTCATCAACATTCTTGGACTGGCTTTAGGCATGGCCTGTAGCCTGCTCATCATGATCTGGGTGCAGGATGAACGCCATATGGATCACTTCCATAAGAACGACGCCCGGCTATATCGGGTGATGGAAAATCAGCACTACGTAGGCGTTATCAATACCTTCCCGTCGACACCGGGGATTCTGGCCGAAAACATCGTAAAAGATATTCCTGAAATTCAGATGGCAAGCCAGATGCTTTGGGAAGAGCAAACGCTGTTTACGGTAGGCAATACGTTCGAAAAAGAAAAAGGGCGTTCGGTGCAGGGCGATTTCCTGACGATGTTTTCGTTTCCGCTCAAGGAAGGCGACCCCAAAACGGCTCTCAAACGACCCGATGGCCTGGTCATTAGCCAGAAACTCGCCGACAAATATTTTAAGGGACAGAACCCGATGGGCAAAATCATTCGGGTCGATAATACCGACGACCTGATGGTAACGGGGATTCTAGCCGATATTCCCGAAAATTCGTCGCTGAAATTCGATTACCTCAAAAGCTTCGATCATTGGCTGAAAAACAACAAATGGGCGAAAGAATGGGGCAATAATGGTCCGCGTTGCTACGTGATGCTGGCCAACAATGCGTCGGTTGATAAAGTCAATGCCAAGATCAAAAATTACATCAAGAGTAAAAATAAAGACAGCAACGTAGAACTGTTTTTGCAGAACTACGGCGATTCGTACCTGTTCTCGAATTGGGAAGGCGGGGTGCAGAATGGTGGCCGGATCGAGTACGTACGCATCTTCTCGATTGTTGCCATTTTCATTCTGGCGATTGCCTGTATTAATTTCATGAACCTGGCTACGGCCCGTTCGGTCAAACGGTCGAAAGAAGTAGGGGTTCGGAAGGTAGTGGGTGCCTATAAAGCCAGTCTGATCGGGCAGTTTCTGGGCGAGTCTATGCTCATTACTATGCTCTCGCTGGTGTTTTCGGTCCTGATTGTGCTGCTGATCCTGCCTGTTTTCAATGAACTAACCAGTAAAAAGCTCTCGCTTGACTTTTCCGATCCTACTTTCCTGCTCCTGTTGCTTGGCTTATCGGTCGTAACGGGGCTTGTGTCGGGAAGTTATCCGGCCCTGTTTATGTCGGCGCTCAATCCGGTGGTTATTCTCAAAGGCTCGCTGAAGTTTAAATCGAGTGCCACGTACTTCCGAAAAGGCCTGGTCGTATTGCAGTTTGGCCTGTCGATCATGCTAATTCTGGGTACATTGGTCGTTTACCGTCAGATCAACTACATCCAGACGAAAAACCTGGGTTACGATCGTGAAAACCTGCTGTATATGGCTCTGGAGGGCGACCTGCAACGCAATTTCCCGTCGTTCCGGCAGGAACTGGAGCATCAGCCGGGCATCAAGTCGGTCACCTGTGCTCAGTCGGACCCGCTCGAAGTGGGCAGCTCTACCCAGGGAGTACGCTGGCCCGGAAAAGATACGACCCAACTTATGCTGTTCAGTCAGAACGCTGTTTCGTACGACTACATTAAAACGATGGGTATTAAATTACTCGACGGCCGCGATTTTTCGAAAGACTTCACCACCGACACTAGCAACTACATCATCAACGAAGCCTCAGCCCGAAAAATCGGCTATAAAAATCCAGTCGGCAAAGAATTAACAATGTGGGGCCGGAAAGGGAAAATCATTGGCCTGATGAAAGATTTCCATTACAATTCGCTCCATAGTGCCATCGAGCCACTGATTTTACACCTGCAGCGCGGCAACGATACCACCCGAAACTGGGGAACCATTCTGGTACGTACGCAGCCCAACGAAACCAAACAGGCTATCGCCAGCATGGAAACGCTGCATAAGAAGTTCAACCCACACTTTCCGTTCAAATACCTGTTTACCGATCAGGAATTTGGCAACCTGTATAAAGCCGAAAACACGGTCAGTAAACTGGCTAGTTATTTTGCCTTTCTGGCGATTTTCATTTCCTGCCTGGGTCTGTTTGGTTTGGCTGCGTTCACGGCAGAGCAACGCACAAAAGAAATTGGTATTCGGAAAGTACTGGGAGCCAGTATTCCCAATCTGGTTGGTATGCTATCGAAAGAGTTTATGCTCCTGGTGCTGCTGGCTGCATTCATTGCTTTCCCGCTGGGCTGGTATTTCCTCAATGGCTGGCTGGAAAAGTACGCCTACCGGATCGAACTGGCCTGGTGGTATTTCCTGGTGGCCTTGGTTGGTGCCATGCTCATTGCGCTGATAACGGTCAGTTTTCAGAGCATCAAAGCCGCCTTATTGAATCCGGTCAAATCGTTGAAAACGGAATAA
- a CDS encoding DUF1835 domain-containing protein, translating to MKKILHVLNGDATAYSFAEAGLPGEVAIWREMLSEGPLLDAMQPDAALWQLRENWLRTEFGDRPDEADTYQQKVVAEFDRIYQPGTYDQIILWFEHDLFCQINLAFLLARFSRIELGNTVLKQVSINQFDGVPDFKGLGQLTAAQLASLYPQAEPLTGFELELAAHVWAAYAASDVVALNQVMSGGFGRLRFLREALQAHLNRLQVGANGLSTIENQLLNLVQAAPKTPRQIVGEWLSTDRIYGLGDWSIENYLTRLIDKEIIQEQDGKLVESA from the coding sequence ATGAAAAAAATCTTACACGTATTGAACGGCGATGCTACGGCCTATTCGTTTGCAGAAGCTGGATTGCCCGGCGAGGTAGCCATATGGCGCGAAATGTTGTCTGAAGGGCCATTGCTGGACGCCATGCAACCGGATGCTGCCTTATGGCAATTGCGCGAGAACTGGCTACGTACCGAGTTTGGCGATCGGCCAGATGAAGCAGATACGTATCAGCAGAAAGTGGTTGCCGAATTTGACCGAATCTATCAGCCCGGCACCTACGATCAGATTATCCTCTGGTTTGAACACGATTTATTTTGCCAGATTAATCTAGCCTTTTTACTGGCTCGTTTTTCGCGCATCGAACTGGGTAATACTGTATTGAAACAAGTCTCCATCAATCAGTTCGACGGTGTTCCCGATTTTAAAGGACTCGGTCAACTAACGGCTGCTCAACTGGCTTCGCTGTATCCGCAGGCCGAACCCTTGACCGGCTTTGAATTGGAGTTGGCGGCTCATGTGTGGGCTGCCTATGCTGCCTCGGATGTGGTGGCTCTGAACCAGGTAATGTCGGGAGGTTTTGGCCGATTGCGGTTCCTGCGCGAAGCCTTACAGGCCCATCTGAATCGTTTACAGGTAGGGGCAAATGGCCTGTCGACTATCGAAAACCAATTGCTGAATCTGGTTCAGGCAGCGCCTAAAACGCCCCGCCAGATTGTAGGTGAATGGTTGTCGACGGATCGGATTTATGGTTTAGGCGACTGGAGCATTGAGAATTACCTCACCCGGCTCATCGATAAGGAAATCATTCAGGAGCAGGATGGTAAGTTGGTTGAAAGTGCATAG
- a CDS encoding FG-GAP repeat domain-containing protein, translating into MRQLIAVCSILYFFSSCTTKQQTDQTEFHDLAVSGLSGKQLAVAHCSRCHAFVSPDVLAKANWRDVLPAMGHRMGIYSGGTRPDSLFDAGESGETVREAAIFPEKPTLAKDDWRKIERYYLDSAPDTILPPIRKTPIRMGLKHFRYREASFANRPALTSMVKILPDHRGIVFGDGKPRRNNLTFLTPELTERYSMRLATTPIQFDEKANELYLTTIGKGVFPTDAANGSLTRLQKNRSEPGYQSETVAIPHLRRPVFMAYGDLTKDGFEDVVACEFGNQTGQLAWYENDKKGGYTKRVLREKPGAITAIIKDANRDGLPDIYVLMAQGDEGIFLYENQGGGTFKEKRLLTFLPLNGSQQIELADFNKDGFDDIVYVCGDNADKTPILKKYHGIYIFLNDGKANFTQSYFYQLNGAYKAMVRDYDLDGDLDIAAISFFPDYLRYPTESFIYLENKGKLTFVDYSFPEATRGRWVVMDAGDMDADGDIDLVLGSFVYFIPQGDTTGLGKKWLSEGPSVIVLENTIR; encoded by the coding sequence ATGAGGCAACTTATCGCCGTTTGTAGTATACTCTATTTTTTTAGTTCATGCACGACTAAACAGCAGACTGACCAAACGGAATTTCATGACTTAGCTGTTTCCGGGCTTTCTGGTAAACAACTGGCGGTAGCCCACTGTAGCCGTTGCCATGCATTTGTAAGTCCTGATGTATTGGCCAAAGCAAACTGGCGGGATGTGCTCCCCGCTATGGGCCATCGGATGGGTATCTACAGCGGAGGTACCAGACCCGACAGTTTGTTTGACGCGGGCGAAAGTGGCGAAACGGTTCGCGAGGCTGCTATTTTCCCGGAAAAGCCTACGCTGGCCAAAGACGATTGGCGAAAGATAGAACGCTATTATCTCGACAGCGCCCCTGATACCATCCTGCCTCCCATTCGCAAAACGCCCATTCGGATGGGACTGAAGCATTTCAGGTATAGAGAAGCTTCGTTCGCAAATCGGCCTGCTCTGACGTCAATGGTCAAGATACTTCCCGATCATCGGGGAATCGTTTTCGGAGATGGCAAGCCCAGGCGTAACAACCTGACGTTTCTAACTCCCGAATTGACGGAACGGTATAGTATGCGGTTGGCCACAACCCCGATTCAGTTTGACGAAAAAGCCAATGAGCTATACCTGACCACCATTGGGAAAGGTGTTTTCCCGACCGATGCCGCCAACGGATCGTTGACACGCTTGCAGAAAAATAGATCGGAGCCGGGCTATCAATCCGAAACGGTTGCCATTCCTCACTTACGTCGACCCGTGTTTATGGCATACGGTGATTTGACTAAAGACGGATTCGAGGATGTAGTAGCCTGTGAGTTTGGTAACCAGACCGGCCAACTGGCGTGGTACGAAAACGATAAAAAAGGCGGGTACACAAAACGCGTTTTACGAGAAAAGCCCGGTGCCATCACCGCCATTATTAAGGATGCTAATCGGGATGGATTACCAGATATTTATGTGCTGATGGCGCAGGGTGACGAAGGTATTTTTCTGTACGAAAACCAGGGAGGAGGTACATTCAAAGAAAAACGATTGCTCACTTTCCTGCCCCTCAATGGATCTCAACAGATTGAACTGGCCGATTTTAACAAAGATGGATTTGACGACATCGTCTATGTTTGTGGCGACAACGCCGACAAAACCCCAATCTTAAAGAAGTACCACGGTATCTACATTTTTCTGAATGACGGAAAAGCCAATTTTACCCAATCGTATTTCTACCAACTGAATGGCGCCTATAAGGCCATGGTACGAGATTATGACTTAGATGGCGATCTGGATATAGCGGCTATATCGTTTTTCCCAGACTACCTTCGCTACCCAACAGAAAGCTTTATCTACCTGGAAAATAAGGGAAAGTTAACCTTCGTCGATTATTCGTTTCCGGAGGCCACCCGAGGAAGATGGGTCGTCATGGATGCGGGCGACATGGATGCCGACGGTGATATTGATCTGGTTCTGGGCTCGTTTGTTTATTTTATCCCGCAGGGCGATACGACCGGATTAGGTAAAAAGTGGCTTTCAGAGGGGCCTTCGGTCATCGTTCTGGAAAATACAATCCGGTAG
- a CDS encoding DUF3850 domain-containing protein, translating to MKKHFLKCWLEEFDAIVAGKKRFDLRKNDRDYQVGDVLILAKYDQYKKKFLPGYVAVEVTYVVDSKFGMKDGYCAMSFTGVAQATQEMKDYYLLMIGLATNAHASKN from the coding sequence ATGAAAAAGCACTTTTTAAAATGCTGGCTGGAGGAGTTCGACGCGATTGTAGCGGGTAAGAAGCGGTTCGATTTGCGCAAGAACGACCGCGATTATCAGGTTGGTGATGTGCTGATTTTGGCCAAATATGACCAGTACAAAAAGAAGTTTTTACCGGGCTATGTCGCGGTTGAAGTTACGTACGTGGTTGATTCAAAATTTGGCATGAAGGATGGCTATTGCGCCATGAGCTTCACGGGCGTTGCCCAGGCTACCCAGGAAATGAAAGATTATTACCTGCTCATGATTGGCCTGGCCACAAACGCCCATGCTTCAAAAAACTGA
- a CDS encoding XRE family transcriptional regulator, giving the protein MDNYLAANLKFLRESKGLSLADMTQRVDIKKNTINNYENGNTEPNLTNLIQLSNFFGCSIDEMIKNDLSKKLGSVAQGSSFQKKHVGKPSIVTVDTTENSIVPILDIKVAAGSPTILDEPDYYKELPVISFPNYFFRGALASIQVRGESMTPTIKQGDYVVGKEIEQLLDLRNGEVYIIVHQQDQRVQFTVKRCFYHHGDDKLLLVSDNSDYPNDSLDIQSILKLYHAEACLTTQLYRQEPSMRGHLERIERRIDRLEKVGFSENTPHT; this is encoded by the coding sequence ATGGACAATTATTTAGCGGCAAATCTTAAATTTTTGAGAGAGAGCAAAGGTCTAAGCCTTGCCGACATGACTCAACGTGTTGATATAAAGAAAAATACTATCAACAACTATGAAAACGGCAATACTGAGCCAAACTTGACAAACTTGATTCAGTTGTCCAATTTTTTTGGATGCAGTATTGATGAAATGATCAAAAACGACCTGTCCAAGAAGCTTGGAAGCGTCGCACAGGGATCATCTTTTCAAAAAAAGCATGTGGGTAAGCCCTCAATTGTGACGGTTGATACAACAGAAAATAGCATTGTACCGATCCTTGACATTAAAGTTGCCGCTGGCTCTCCAACTATTTTGGACGAACCAGATTACTACAAAGAGCTTCCAGTAATAAGCTTTCCCAATTATTTTTTCCGTGGTGCATTAGCTAGCATCCAGGTTCGAGGAGAAAGTATGACGCCAACAATTAAACAAGGTGACTATGTTGTTGGCAAGGAAATAGAACAACTCCTTGATCTGAGAAATGGAGAGGTTTATATCATTGTCCATCAACAAGACCAGCGAGTACAATTCACAGTCAAAAGATGTTTTTATCATCATGGCGATGATAAACTATTGCTAGTTTCAGATAATAGCGATTATCCAAATGACAGTTTAGATATACAGTCGATCCTTAAATTATATCACGCTGAAGCTTGCCTAACTACCCAGCTCTATCGGCAAGAACCATCAATGCGAGGCCATCTTGAACGTATTGAACGCCGTATTGATCGACTTGAAAAAGTTGGATTTTCCGAAAACACCCCACACACCTAA
- a CDS encoding sensor histidine kinase → MMPFSANDPDGQSIPVFLLNAMPGKHLVLKPDAPIFTILAVSDDYLAALDLQRESLIGRGVFDSFFSDGHNDGIADQLRQSLWQVLQTRQVHAMADQRHQWLNAHTGVLEGRAWRPVNKPVLGPDGELAYIIHSVEDVTHEVQLVEVAQANEYLQTIINLLKEPLQVLQPIVENGEIVDFRFRFTNQAYAAYANTTPDQLQGKRVGEVFPGYFETVSFTNPVETYKTGQPLTFEIHYDKDGLDLYNLMSTFKLDDEVVIHFTDFTRLRQLQLQLEAKVDELNRSNENLKQFAYIASHDLQEPLRKIQSFSTLLENQLDGQLTETGSDYLQRINLAGARMSILIKDLLTYSRTPISPQDFRLISLADVLADVLTTLDWTISQQNAEIVVNTLPMVNGDSSQLEQLFQNLIANALKFNKPGHRPFVEIKSDLRPRNELPQSVKPTNLATLFHEVSVRDKGIGFDVQYVDRIFQVFQRLHGKNEYAGTGLGLAICQRVAEAHGGGITATSSPGEGATFWVYLPV, encoded by the coding sequence ATGATGCCTTTTTCTGCAAATGACCCGGATGGACAATCCATCCCTGTTTTTCTTCTTAATGCGATGCCTGGTAAGCATCTGGTACTTAAGCCAGACGCACCGATCTTCACGATTCTGGCTGTATCGGACGATTACCTGGCCGCACTTGACCTGCAGCGGGAATCTCTGATTGGGCGTGGAGTATTTGATTCGTTCTTCAGTGACGGGCATAATGATGGCATTGCTGATCAGCTTCGGCAATCGTTATGGCAAGTGTTGCAAACCAGACAGGTTCACGCGATGGCCGATCAGCGCCACCAGTGGCTTAATGCGCATACGGGTGTACTGGAAGGGCGTGCCTGGCGACCAGTCAATAAACCCGTTTTAGGGCCTGATGGTGAGTTAGCCTACATTATTCATTCGGTTGAAGATGTTACGCACGAAGTGCAATTGGTGGAAGTGGCGCAGGCCAATGAGTATCTGCAAACCATCATCAATTTATTGAAAGAACCGTTGCAGGTTCTGCAACCGATTGTTGAGAATGGTGAAATCGTGGATTTTCGTTTTCGATTCACCAACCAGGCCTATGCCGCCTATGCGAATACTACCCCCGACCAGTTGCAGGGCAAACGGGTAGGAGAAGTGTTTCCGGGCTATTTCGAAACGGTGAGTTTTACCAATCCTGTCGAAACTTACAAAACAGGTCAGCCGCTTACGTTTGAAATCCATTATGATAAAGATGGGCTTGACCTGTATAATCTGATGAGTACGTTCAAGCTGGACGACGAGGTCGTTATTCACTTTACCGATTTCACTCGGTTGAGGCAACTGCAACTCCAGCTTGAAGCAAAGGTTGACGAATTGAATCGCTCGAATGAAAATTTGAAGCAGTTCGCTTACATTGCCAGCCACGACCTTCAGGAGCCGCTGCGTAAAATTCAGTCGTTCAGCACGTTGTTGGAAAATCAATTGGATGGGCAACTGACCGAGACCGGCAGCGATTATCTCCAGCGTATAAACCTGGCAGGGGCTCGCATGTCGATCCTGATTAAGGATCTACTGACTTATTCACGAACGCCAATAAGTCCCCAGGATTTTCGATTAATTTCTCTGGCTGACGTACTAGCCGATGTATTGACGACACTCGACTGGACCATTAGCCAGCAGAATGCCGAGATTGTCGTGAATACTCTACCGATGGTGAACGGGGATAGTTCGCAATTGGAGCAGCTTTTTCAGAATCTAATTGCCAATGCCCTAAAGTTTAACAAACCTGGCCATCGCCCATTTGTGGAGATAAAAAGCGACCTGCGGCCACGAAATGAACTCCCCCAATCCGTTAAGCCGACCAACCTTGCTACGCTGTTTCATGAGGTCAGTGTGCGTGATAAAGGGATAGGGTTCGACGTTCAGTATGTAGATCGTATTTTTCAGGTTTTTCAGCGCCTGCATGGTAAGAACGAATATGCCGGTACAGGTTTAGGGCTGGCTATTTGCCAGCGCGTAGCAGAAGCGCATGGGGGCGGTATTACGGCAACCAGCTCTCCCGGTGAAGGAGCTACGTTCTGGGTTTATTTGCCCGTTTAA
- a CDS encoding ABC transporter permease has product MLRNYLKIALRNLSKNKAYSAINIIGLAVGMAIAMLIGLWIYDELSFNKFHKNYDRLAQLYVNQTFNGTTGSSRAVSLPSANTIKNNYKADFTAVALASWNFGHLLVNGDRKINKEGMYAEPELPKMLSLTMLKGDYATALKEPSSILLSASTAEALFGSANPLGKIVKVDAKRNMKVTGVFEDLPFNSNFYEVNYYLPWSAYLADESWVKESLQQWGNHSFQCYAQIADRADMNKVSAKIRDVEKKHASEGEKPEYFLHPMSQWHLYSDFKEGKNVGGGIQFVWLFSLIGVFVLLLACINFMNLSTARSEKRAKEVGIRKAVGSLRQQLIFQFLSESMLVVFFALLIALIIVLIAIPSFNDLSGKKVSIPFANPIFWLLLISFSLITGFLSGSYPALYLSSFNPLSVLKGTFRVGRWAALPRKVLVVVQFTVSITLIIGTLIVFRQIQHAKNRPVGYDRSNLLQTSLSPGTYGKYDPLRDDMLKTGVVYEMSQSSSPTTGVWSNQIGFDWEGKDPKSLPLFGIVACTHHFGKSIGWQILEGRDFSKDFSTDSSAFILNEAAVKLTGLKNIVGKTIRYNGKPMQVIGVVKNMVMESPYEPIKPTIFLINYGWANVLTLKLKPNVPVDDAIKQVKAVFKKYDPDTPFDFKFTDEEYDAKFRTEERVGKLARVFAVLAIFISCLGLFGLASFVAEQRIKEIGVRKVLGASVFSLWGLLSKDFVRLVAISFLIATPIAWYFLDDWLQQYDYRTSISWAVFALSGLGATMITLMTVSYQAIRAALMNPVKSLRTE; this is encoded by the coding sequence ATGCTCCGCAATTATTTAAAAATTGCCTTACGAAATCTATCTAAAAACAAGGCTTACTCAGCAATCAATATCATCGGTCTGGCGGTTGGCATGGCCATTGCGATGTTGATTGGTCTATGGATTTACGATGAACTGTCGTTCAATAAATTCCATAAGAATTACGATCGTCTGGCTCAACTCTATGTTAATCAAACCTTTAACGGCACTACTGGTAGTAGCCGGGCGGTTTCGCTCCCATCGGCCAATACGATCAAAAACAACTATAAAGCTGACTTCACTGCCGTAGCCCTGGCTTCGTGGAACTTTGGCCATCTGTTAGTCAACGGCGACCGGAAGATCAATAAGGAAGGGATGTATGCCGAGCCGGAGCTACCGAAGATGCTCTCGCTCACCATGCTCAAAGGCGACTATGCCACGGCGTTAAAAGAACCTTCTTCCATTTTACTTTCCGCATCAACGGCCGAGGCTCTGTTTGGCAGTGCCAATCCACTTGGCAAAATCGTTAAAGTGGATGCCAAACGCAATATGAAGGTGACGGGCGTTTTTGAAGACCTCCCCTTCAACTCCAACTTTTATGAAGTCAATTACTACCTACCCTGGAGCGCCTACCTGGCCGACGAATCCTGGGTAAAAGAATCGCTGCAACAGTGGGGAAATCACTCATTTCAGTGCTACGCCCAAATTGCCGACCGCGCCGATATGAACAAGGTGTCGGCTAAAATCCGGGATGTAGAGAAAAAACACGCTTCGGAAGGTGAAAAGCCAGAATATTTTCTGCACCCCATGAGCCAATGGCACCTATATTCCGATTTTAAAGAGGGCAAAAACGTAGGTGGTGGTATTCAGTTTGTCTGGCTGTTCAGCCTGATCGGTGTGTTCGTGTTGCTGCTGGCCTGTATCAATTTCATGAATCTGAGCACCGCCCGGAGCGAGAAACGGGCCAAAGAAGTGGGCATTCGGAAAGCGGTAGGCTCGCTTCGTCAGCAACTGATTTTCCAGTTTCTGAGCGAATCGATGCTGGTCGTTTTCTTTGCGCTACTCATCGCTCTGATTATTGTTCTGATCGCGATCCCCTCGTTCAATGACCTATCGGGCAAGAAGGTCAGTATTCCCTTTGCCAATCCCATTTTCTGGTTACTGCTGATCAGTTTTTCACTCATTACGGGCTTCCTATCAGGCAGTTATCCAGCTTTGTATCTATCGTCGTTCAATCCACTGAGTGTACTGAAAGGTACATTCCGGGTGGGTCGCTGGGCGGCACTTCCACGCAAAGTGCTGGTTGTGGTTCAGTTTACGGTATCCATCACCCTTATCATCGGTACGCTTATTGTATTCCGGCAGATTCAGCACGCCAAAAACCGGCCTGTGGGTTATGATCGGTCCAATCTGCTGCAAACATCCCTCAGTCCGGGTACGTATGGGAAATATGACCCTTTACGGGACGACATGCTCAAGACGGGTGTCGTGTATGAAATGAGCCAATCGTCGAGCCCCACCACGGGCGTGTGGTCCAATCAAATTGGGTTCGACTGGGAAGGTAAAGATCCAAAATCATTACCCCTGTTCGGTATCGTGGCCTGTACGCATCACTTCGGCAAAAGCATTGGCTGGCAGATTCTGGAAGGCCGCGACTTCTCCAAAGACTTTTCGACGGATAGCTCAGCGTTTATCCTGAATGAAGCTGCTGTTAAACTGACTGGATTGAAAAACATCGTTGGGAAAACCATTCGCTATAACGGAAAGCCCATGCAGGTAATCGGTGTGGTAAAGAATATGGTGATGGAGTCGCCTTATGAGCCTATCAAACCTACCATTTTCCTGATCAATTACGGCTGGGCGAATGTGCTTACGCTCAAGCTCAAACCGAATGTGCCTGTCGACGATGCGATTAAGCAGGTCAAAGCGGTATTTAAAAAATACGACCCCGACACCCCGTTCGATTTTAAATTCACCGACGAAGAGTACGATGCCAAGTTCAGGACCGAAGAACGAGTGGGCAAACTGGCGCGGGTCTTTGCCGTATTAGCCATTTTCATCAGTTGCCTCGGTCTGTTTGGACTGGCTTCGTTCGTGGCGGAGCAACGTATCAAAGAAATTGGTGTTCGGAAGGTACTGGGCGCATCGGTTTTCAGCCTGTGGGGGCTGCTTTCCAAAGACTTTGTCCGGCTGGTCGCCATTTCGTTCCTGATTGCCACGCCCATCGCCTGGTATTTTCTGGACGACTGGCTCCAGCAGTACGATTACCGGACATCTATTTCCTGGGCCGTTTTCGCCTTGTCTGGTCTAGGAGCCACCATGATTACCCTAATGACCGTCAGTTATCAGGCCATTCGGGCCGCCTTAATGAACCCTGTAAAATCGTTACGAACGGAATAA